DNA from Deltaproteobacteria bacterium:
CCAAAGGGCCCGAGAGGTGTACCTTTGGATTGCTCGAACAATGGCTACCGACCAGAAAATCAGTCGGGATAAACAATGCTTTGAAAAGATGGCCCTGATTTCTGGGAGGGGGCCTCTCGATCCAGTGGAAGAAGGCGATCGTGAGACAGCAGCCGTTGATGACGAGGCGGACTCAAATCTCGACGGAAAACAAAGTAACCGGCGTGTCGAATATATTGTTCACTTCAAGGTCGCCAAGATCGAGGCGAGCAAGTGAGCAACCTCAGGAAACTCATCGAAAAAGCTGCCGTGGCTTTTGTTAAGGAAATCGAATTTACGAATTCGAGCTACCTTCGACGATTGAATGAGTTGACGAAGGATCTCGAAAAACTGGATGTCGCTCGATCTGTTTCTCCGACTAGTAAATCTAGAATCGATAGAATCTGCGAAAAGGTATACTCCGGCGACGAATTGTCTGGGAGTGACTGGCGCATAATGGGCCGGTCCATTGCGGCATTCGAAAATCAAACCCTGGAAAGAGCGTTAAAGGCCGCGACTGACAAACCGGTCGCAATGGGCAAAGTAATGGAAGGTCTTCTGAAGAGCTGGCACGGCGGGGTGGCAGTTGCAGAAAAACTAAAGCTTTTCGAGGCGCAGACGCCAACACTTTCATCAATTGCATTCGGATGGGGGGATTTGCAGAGCGCACGTTCTGCGCTTTCGCGAATTCGAAAAGGTGTCGGCGGTTTGGAAAACACTGGACCAGGAATTAAGAGTTTGGTGTGGCTTGCAAATGTTTTGCGTGAGCCCAGTCGAAGTCGTCAGCTGGCGATGTTCACTGAGGTCAACGCATCAATTCTGCCAGAAATTCGACCCTGGTTGAAAACGACTCATCGGGCCCCGGTACATATTGAGCTCTCGAGTCTTGGCGTCGAAGTAGCGCTGGAAGTTTGGAACAATAGCCAACAGGACAAAAGTGCCATGACCTTGCTAGATCAAGTGCTTGCGCACCCAGAGATCGGTGATCCGCGCGGTTTTAGTAGAAGCATAATCTGGTCGGAGATTGAAAAAAATAGGCCTGAGTTATTTAGGAAGCTTCTGGTTTCCTTGAACCGAGGCGACATCGAATTCTTTTTTAGTAAGCTCAAGGGACTCGACAGAGACCGAAAAAACTTCTGGATTAATTATACCGATCAGATGCTTCGAACTCAGGTAATTCTACGGCGGGTCGAAATGAATCAATTAGCCCATAACTTTCCGGCTGGAAGTGAAGAACGAGCCATCATTGATCGAGCTTACGTTTTTGCTGGAAGTAGCCAGCAAAATCTACTGGTGTTTTATTTCGGCAGTTGTGTGGCCGTTGAAGCGGGCGAGACTGGCCAGGCATGCTTCATATATGACCGAAGAAACTTTGAATCCATCATGGAGCGTACATCGCGACTTTCCGAAGCTAGCCGGCAAGTTCAAGGTACATCCCAAGACTTCAACGATAAGTCTTTGATCAAACACCGTCAAATTCATCATCCACCGGGAGTTTGGCAACGGCGCCTTGACGACGTCCTCGCACATCTAGGTGTAACTTCGAATGGGAGAGCGGCATAAATAGCTAGTGCGCAAAACTGAAAACATCCTAAGCAATGCTTTTCGTCTTTTTAGCGGATTTACCATTTGAAGAATCACACCAGCCTAGAAGGCTCTTTAAGTGATTATCCTTTGGCAAAAATAGCGCGTTGGTCATAAGTTTCTCGGGCGCAAAGCAGTAGAAACGGCTTCTTGCTCTGGTCACTGCGACATTCAGGCGCCGTCCATCGGACAAGAACTCTTTTTCGCCAGGCCTGTGTTGTTCCTGTTCCACACCAATTGAGAAAATCATTGCTTCGCGCTCTTGGCCTTGGAAACGTTCCACTGTGTCGACCAAGATTCGCTGGGAATCGGTGATTCCGATTTTCGCCTGAAGCGCACCGCAAATTGCCCCGGCTTGTGCACGGTGTGGTGTCACGATGCCGATTTCTGTAAATGGCAAGTACCCATCGTCGCTGAGTGCCTGGACTAGATCCGCAACCATTCCCGCCTCTTTTAGGTTGGCGTTGTTTTGTGAACTTCCGCCATGGCGAATGAGATTTACGGGCGAGGTCCCTAGAAGGCCAGACGCGCTTGATACGCCACTTAGGACATCGCGGTCGCGGTTACTGTCGTCGGGCTTAAGTCGCCCGTTGTAAAAGCGATTAGACGACCACTCTTGAATGCCGGCATTCATGCGGTACTGGGTTTCAAGCATTGGGTAGGTGTCTTGCGAAATTTGATAAGAAAATATGTCATCCGCCGGAAGATTATGTCGAACCGCTTGAATGACGGGTGGCAGCTGTTTGTGATCGCCGAACATGATGACTCGTGAGCACAGCTTTTCTAGAAACGGGTAGAAGTAGATTGGGACTTGGCTTGCTTCATCAATAATCAGGAGATCTATTTCAGGCGCCCGAGCGGCCATACACCAAGAATGCATGCTCGCAGCATAAACGCGCGCTTCTTCATTTATTTCTTTAAATGATTTCACCCACGGGATGCTGACTCCGCATTTAGCATAGGGTTCAGCTTTGATTCGTTCTTTATTCGTCGAAATGCGTGCGACCAAGTCTTCATCGGCACCACCGGCCATAATTCGCGCCAGCGCATTGTCGATTGCAGAGTGTGACAAGCTTGCAAGGCCAATACGAACCCCACTGTCGATGGCTAGTTTAACGAGGCTAACAAGCAGGTGAGTTTTTCCGGTACCCGGTGGGCCTTGAACAAGTCCCTTGAAATCGTTGTCCATCAGGAACTTCAACGCATCAACCTGCGTCGAGTTTAAGCCATTGATTGATCGAGCAAAGTTCTTTCGCACCAATGTGTGGTCAATCGCGAAATGCTCGGCAACACCGCCAAGGCGATCGAGATCAAGAAGCTTTTGTTGAATGATTTTTCGAATGCCAGTTGCACTCTTCGGCAAAAGGAAAAGTTCGCTGCCATCTTCTGGTATCAGCCTTCCTGGCACAATGACTTCTAGAACACCAG
Protein-coding regions in this window:
- a CDS encoding AAA family ATPase, with product MKSRDLNVSILSDFIQAETRIEWGRLQRILTADPESSIASGDVLGPLTTASRENTNLVLRANGIYFSRFRAGDQVDVGRIDPLTKRFQVISGTSITSVRFPSPGVLEVIVPGRLIPEDGSELFLLPKSATGIRKIIQQKLLDLDRLGGVAEHFAIDHTLVRKNFARSINGLNSTQVDALKFLMDNDFKGLVQGPPGTGKTHLLVSLVKLAIDSGVRIGLASLSHSAIDNALARIMAGGADEDLVARISTNKERIKAEPYAKCGVSIPWVKSFKEINEEARVYAASMHSWCMAARAPEIDLLIIDEASQVPIYFYPFLEKLCSRVIMFGDHKQLPPVIQAVRHNLPADDIFSYQISQDTYPMLETQYRMNAGIQEWSSNRFYNGRLKPDDSNRDRDVLSGVSSASGLLGTSPVNLIRHGGSSQNNANLKEAGMVADLVQALSDDGYLPFTEIGIVTPHRAQAGAICGALQAKIGITDSQRILVDTVERFQGQEREAMIFSIGVEQEQHRPGEKEFLSDGRRLNVAVTRARSRFYCFAPEKLMTNALFLPKDNHLKSLLGWCDSSNGKSAKKTKSIA